A segment of the Panacibacter ginsenosidivorans genome:
ATTAATGTTTTCACCTTTGCTGATGGTTCTTACTTTCATCAGTGCAGTTGCATCTTTAGTAAGTTGCTCACCTGCATTTGCAAACAAGGGGTGACTCTTTAGATAAATGTATTTTACTTCTTCGTACATGATAGATGGTTTTTAGTGTAAATGATCCGTGTTTGGTATGATTAGTTTTGAGAAAGCATTAATGTTTCTTTCATGCTGTTGTAAAGTTGTTGCCTTGGAATTAGCTTTTTACAGCTGCTAAAATGTTTGCTTATAAACAGGAAACCCGTAACGTCCGTGAATATTATTTCACCAAGACATAACTGTTTCATTTGTGTTTGTGAAAGATTTTCAAAAATGTTCCATTCGTCTTTGATAAACCTGCGGTTACTATTTTTCATGTTTACAGTTTTAGTTGTTGGTAAATTTTAATTACACTTTATTGTTCATTACCTGCAATTGCATTTTCAATTTTTGTTATCAGAATATTTTTTGGTTTCAATCCAATTAAGTGATCTATCAATTCTCCATTCTTAAAAATTAAGATCGCAGGTAGTTCAATAATGCCATACTCTTTTGCAATCAAATTATTCTCCTGCGTATCAATGGTAAAAAAATTTGCTTTTGATGCGTAAGACTTACTCAGCTCTTCATAAATCGGGGCAATGATCTGGCACCCGCCGTTCCATTCTGTTTTAAATTGTACTATAGCTATTCCTTTTCCTTTTATGATCCTGTTTGTAAAATCTATACCTGAAAGCGTCCGGTTCATTTTGGTTGTGTTTGTGCCGGTATATAGCCAACTGCTGTGCCAAAAAATTTAACGCTAATACGAAGTAGGCTGAAATGCCTTACAGTAAAGGGTTTCAGCAATTTTATGGTTTAACAAATTTCAAACAAATAAGCACATCGTCTTCACAAAATATTGGGAATTTCCCAAAATATTGTGAGTGAAAAGATGGGATAATATAAAGTTTGTGATGGTGTTTATGAGCCGGAGTGATGAATATATATCAGGCTTTTGTTGCGTCGCACTCTTATACGTCCTACACTTTATTCAAGTGGTAAAAAGTCTTATATATGACTTTTTGAATTGAATAATATTCATAGCATTACAGTTGAAAGGATTTTTCCTCCTGCACGTATTCAGTTCATCGCAGCAGGTTATTCTTTCTTTAACAGAATAAAGCCAATTTCATGAGTCGTATTTTTAAAATATTTTTCTGGGGAATGTTTATCAGCTTTCTTGGTTCTTTGCCTTTGGGAACTGTAAATGTTACAGCAA
Coding sequences within it:
- a CDS encoding thioredoxin family protein — protein: MNRTLSGIDFTNRIIKGKGIAIVQFKTEWNGGCQIIAPIYEELSKSYASKANFFTIDTQENNLIAKEYGIIELPAILIFKNGELIDHLIGLKPKNILITKIENAIAGNEQ